In the Colletotrichum lupini chromosome 1, complete sequence genome, one interval contains:
- a CDS encoding benzoate 4-monooxygenase cytochrome P450 has protein sequence MGSLSSPEYDVIIVGGGFAGCYTLDQLRKAGFKTLVIDDAADLGGVWYWNCYAGARVDTPVPLYEFSEEEIWRPWTWSEKYPGREEIRNYFQHVESKLHLKKDVMFNTRVVSADFDKIGSHWTITTGDKSILTARYFILCTGFAAKPNIPDFKGLDSFTGVSCHTSKWPQEGIDFKGKRVGVVGNGSSGLQVIQEIAPEVEHLTVFQRSPTYALPMRQVPLSIEDQKKETYKELYGLRKNTFAGLDFEFNPQACAETTAKERQAFFEEIWAKGGLSFWLGTYQDVIRNREANQHAYEFWRSKVLERVHKPAMQELLAPEKPPYYFGTKRATLEQRYYEVYNRDNVALIDTKANAIAEVVPDGVFTADGELHKFDVLILATGFDSVTGGILAIDIKGENGQSLKEKWAKGTTTHLGMMTAGFPNALFVYGPQGPTSFCNGPTCAELQGGWIRDTLVHLRKNGKRYINPRPDVEQEWRELVNRIGDETLLPQTKSEYMGTNIPGKPKEMLNFLGGVVEYTRRINDSLNTGFQDFTVQCDGGFMGILFGTIDQDIREFHRKYGNVVRYSPDAVTFTTSQAWKTIYGHGHGQFPKYSASKQLDPDSNILDADDVNHARIRRGVAHAFSPRSLADQEPIIHDYVDKLVRRLSDVAESRMPTEMWRWFHIASFDIIGDLTFGESLGGLDNNEFHHVVSSVLMFIERARKLFELNTLLGPLSWIVLPILARDVQKGFMDQFDYTRKAVNKRLGNDSEIIRKDFMQGLLRGRDEKSINSIEEIVTNSNTLFVAGSDTTATLMTACTFYLLSTPHAHRRAVEEVRAAFKSPGEINFTDATARLPYLLAVLNETFRLYPPVPTSLERIVPDTKEPVYIEGMFLPPGTRVGVHHSAAGLSTSNFAEPESFAPERWLPSVAQDPKSPFYADKRDAIQPFSYGPRNCIGKHLAYNEMRVIISRLLWEFDMKLDSSSTNWTQPYSKHKAWSIWKKPPLLVHIKSRPLAI, from the exons ATGGGCTCTCTGTCCTCTCCCGAATACGATGTTATCATCGTTGGTGGTGGCTTCGCCGGATGTTACACCCTTGACCAACTCCGAAAGGCTGGATTCAAGACCCTTGTGATCGACGACGCAGCCGATCTTGGCGGTGTCTGGTACTGGAACTGCTACGCTGGAGCACGTGTCGATACACCCGTGCCTCTCTATGAGTTCTCTGAAGAAGAGATCTGGAGGCCATGGACCTGGTCCGAGAAGTATCCCGGAAGAGAAGAGATCCGAAACTACTTCCAGCATGTCGAGTCCAAGCTACATCTCAAGAAGGACGTTATGTTCAACACCCGCGTTGTGAGTGCTGACTTCGACAAAATCGGTTCCCACTGGACCATCACCACTGGCGACAAGTCCATCTTGACCGCCCGATACTTCATTCTCTGTACTGGCTTCGCTGCGAAACCAAACATCCCAGACTTCAAGGGCCTTGATTCCTTTACTGGCGTCTCATGTCACACCTCGAAGTGGCCTCAGGAGGGTATTGACTTCAAGGGAAAGCGAGTTGGTGTCGTCGGTAACGGCTCAAGCGGTCTTCAAGTCATACAGGAGATTGCCCCCGAAGTTGAACACCTGACAGTATTCCAACGCAGCCCAACCTACGCCCTCCCCATGCGACAAGTTCCCCTTTCTATTGAGGACCAGAAAAAGGAGACATACAAGGAGCTTTACGGGCTTCGTAAGAACACTTTTGCTGGCCTGGACTTCGAATTCAATCCTCAGGCTTGTGCCGAGACAACCGCAAAGGAGCGCCAGGCATTTTTTGAGGAGATTTGGGCAAAGGGCGGACTATCTTTCTGGTTGGGGACATATCAAGATGTCATCCGGAACAGAGAAGCCAACCAACACGCATACGAATTCTGGCGCAGCAAGGTCCTGGAGCGCGTCCATAAGCCCGCGATGCAGGAGCTTCTTGCCCCGGAGAAGCCGCCATACTACTTCGGAACCAAGCGAGCTACTCTCGAGCAGAGATACTACGAGGTCTACAACCGTGACAACGTGGCTCTGATTGACACCAAGGCCAATGCCATCGCGGAGGTTGTCCCCGACGGTGTCTTCACCGCCGATGGCGAGCTGCACAAGTTTGACGTTCTCATTCTTGCTACTGGCTTTGACTCAGTGACGGGAGGTATCTTGGCGATCGATATTAAAGGCGAGAATGGGCAGTCATTGAAAGAGAAGTGGGCGAAGGGCACAACGACGCACCTTGGAATGATGACTGCTGGGTTCCCCAATGCACTGTTCGTCTACGGGCCTCAAGGTCCGACATCGTTCTGCAACGGACCTACGTGTGCTGAGCTCCAGGGCGGTTGGATCCGCGACACACTTGTTCACTTGCGAAAGAACGGCAAACGCTACATTAACCCTCGTCCGGATGTTGAGCAAGAGTGGCGAGAACTTGTCAACCGTATTGGAGACGAGACTCTGCTGCCGCAGACAAAGTCTGAGTACATGGGGACCAATATTCCAGGGAAGCCTAAAG AGATGCTCAACTTCCTTGGCGGCGTCGTCGAGTATACTCGACGCATCAATGACTCGCTCAACACGGGCTTCCAGGATTTCACCGTCCA ATGTGATGGCGGCTTTATGGGC ATACTGTTCGGCACCATCGACCAAGATATCCGCGAGTTTCACAGGAAATACGGCAATGTTGTACGTTATTCGCCAGATGCGGTGACATTTACGACAAGCCAGGCCTGGAAGACTATCTACGGCCATGGGCACGGGCAGTTTCCAAAGTACAGTGCCTCCAAGCAACTCGACCCTGACTCCAACATCCTCGACGCCGATGATGTCAACCATGCTCGGATTCGCCGAGGAGTAGCCCACGCTTTTTCGCCACGGTCTCTGGCTGACCAAGAGCCGATCATTCACGACTATGTCGATAAGCTCGTACGAAGGTTATCAGATGTGGCTGAGTCCCGAATGCCGACAGAGATGTGGAGATGGTTCCATATCGCTTCCTTCGATATTATCGGCGACTTGACGTTCGGAGAGTCTTTGGGTGGTCTCGACAATAACGAGTTCCATCATGTGGTAAGCTCTGTCCTCATGTTTATCGAGCGAGCTAGAAAGCTCTTCGAACTTAACACACTACTTGGCCCGCTATCGTGGATCGTCTTGCCGATTTTAGCGCGGGATGTTCAGAAGGGCTTTATGGACCAGTTTGACTACACCAGAAAAGCCGTAAACAAGCGATTGGGGAATGACTCTGAAATCATCCGCAAAGACTTTATGCAAGGTTTGCTCCGTGGGAGAGACGAGAAGAGTATTAATTCCATCGAAGAGATCGTCACAAACTCGAATACCCTCTTCGTCGCCGGGAGTGATACCACGGCCACTTTGATGACGGCTTGCACTTTCTACCTCTTATCGACGCCTCATGCACACAGAAGAGCAGTTGAAGAAGTCAGAGCGGCGTTCAAGTCACCCGGCGAAATCAACTTTACGGATGCTACGGCACGTCTGCCTTACCTCCTCGCTGTGCTCAACGAGACCTTCAGACTCTATCCACCCGTGCCGACTTCGCTTGAGAGAATTGTTCCGGACACAAAAGAACCAGTGTACATTGAAGGAATGTTTCTCCCTCCAGGG ACTCGTGTTGGGGTTCATCACTCCGCTGCCGGTCTATCAACTTCCAACTTCGCTGAGCCAGAGAGCTTTGCTCCTGAACGATGGCTTCCCAGTGTTGCTCAAGACCCTAAGTCTCCATTTTATGCGGACAAGCGGGACGCTATCCAGCCATTCTCGTATGGCCCTCGCAATTGCATCGGGAAACACTTGGCATACAATGAGATGCGCGTCATCATTTCGCGACTGCTATGGGAATTCGATATGAAGCTCGATTCGTCTTCGACCAATTGGACACAGCCATATTCTAAGCACAAAGCCTGGTCCATCTGGAAGAAACCACCTCTGTTGGTGCACATCAAGAGCCGTCCTTTGGCAATCTAG